In Dyadobacter sp. CECT 9275, the following proteins share a genomic window:
- a CDS encoding sodium-translocating pyrophosphatase: MSYITYLVPILGLIGLLVMFFKRGWVVRQDSGDPNMKEIADAIADGALAFLKAEWRVLIIFGIIVSILLGWSGTLVENSSVFIGVSFIAGAFISAYAGYIGMNIATKSNVRTTQAARTSLSKALEVSFTGGSVMGIGVASLAVIGLGGLFIILYYSFVKEGADVNGAAMEKVLEVLAGFSLGAESIALFARVGGGIYTKAADVGADLVGKVEAGIPEDDPRNPATIADNVGDNVGDVAGMGADLFGSYVATILATMVLGREIISSGDNFGGIAPILLPMVIAGVGLVASIIGMLLVKVTSDQGDVQGALNRGNWGSIIITLVVSYPLTMWMLPSGSLVIRGVEFGAMDVFYAILLGSVVGAIMAYVTEYYTAMGKRPVQSIVNQSSTGHATNIIGGLSVGMESTVIPTLVLAAGIFISYEFAGLYGVAIAAAGMMATTAMQLAIDAFGPIADNAGGIAEMAHLPEEVRGRTDILDAVGNTTAASGKGFAIASAALTSLALFAAFCGVAGISAIDIYKANVLAGLFVGAMIPFIFSSLAIAAVGRAAMKMVEEVRRQFREIPGIMEGTAKPEYDKCVAISTQASIKEMIAPGLIALIVPVLVGFLFGPEVLGGTLAGVTVSGVLMGIFQNNAGGAWDNAKKSFEKGAVINGQTYYKKSDPHKAAVTGDTVGDPFKDTSGPSMNILIKLMSIVSLVIAPHIAVTSHEAVEVVEVMETPVVVSETAILELNGMKLNIAASGTPVESALLEFIQSDAKADKETWFDFDRLLFETGSDKLKPVSQEQLENVAEILKAYPNVKVKLGGYTDNTGDSVANLKLSTARAESVEGSLRDLGIEASRLESEGYGEEHPVASNETEEGRAQNRRISIRVTSK; the protein is encoded by the coding sequence ATGAGTTATATTACCTATTTAGTGCCGATTCTTGGCTTAATTGGCTTGCTGGTTATGTTTTTTAAGAGGGGATGGGTTGTCCGACAAGACTCAGGTGATCCTAATATGAAAGAAATTGCTGATGCCATTGCAGACGGTGCATTAGCCTTCCTCAAAGCCGAATGGAGAGTACTCATCATTTTTGGAATCATTGTCAGTATACTTCTGGGATGGTCTGGAACGCTGGTGGAAAATTCCAGCGTATTCATAGGTGTGTCGTTCATTGCCGGGGCCTTCATTTCCGCCTATGCCGGATATATCGGCATGAATATCGCCACAAAATCAAACGTTCGCACTACGCAGGCTGCACGTACAAGCCTGAGTAAAGCACTGGAAGTATCCTTTACAGGTGGTTCTGTGATGGGTATCGGCGTGGCCAGTCTCGCTGTAATCGGTCTCGGGGGGCTGTTCATTATTCTCTATTATTCCTTTGTGAAGGAAGGTGCTGACGTAAACGGTGCGGCCATGGAAAAAGTGCTGGAAGTACTGGCAGGTTTTTCCCTCGGTGCTGAATCCATAGCGCTTTTTGCACGTGTAGGCGGTGGTATTTATACCAAAGCGGCTGACGTAGGTGCTGACCTCGTTGGTAAAGTGGAAGCGGGTATTCCGGAGGATGACCCGCGTAACCCGGCGACCATTGCGGATAACGTAGGCGATAACGTGGGTGACGTAGCCGGTATGGGTGCCGATTTGTTTGGTTCGTATGTTGCTACCATTCTTGCAACGATGGTTTTGGGGCGGGAGATTATTTCAAGCGGAGATAATTTCGGAGGTATTGCCCCCATTCTTTTACCGATGGTCATCGCCGGGGTCGGACTTGTGGCATCTATCATAGGAATGCTGCTGGTAAAGGTAACTTCCGATCAGGGAGATGTGCAGGGCGCATTGAACCGCGGAAACTGGGGCTCAATCATTATTACTCTTGTAGTATCCTATCCTCTGACCATGTGGATGTTACCTTCCGGTTCGCTGGTGATCAGAGGAGTGGAGTTCGGTGCAATGGACGTTTTTTACGCTATTTTACTGGGTTCTGTTGTGGGTGCTATCATGGCGTATGTTACTGAGTATTACACGGCCATGGGCAAACGCCCTGTTCAGTCGATCGTGAATCAATCTTCCACCGGGCATGCAACCAACATCATCGGAGGACTTTCCGTTGGGATGGAATCTACTGTTATTCCGACGCTGGTATTGGCTGCTGGGATTTTTATCAGTTACGAATTTGCAGGTTTATACGGCGTTGCTATTGCAGCGGCAGGTATGATGGCTACCACTGCCATGCAGCTCGCTATTGATGCTTTCGGGCCGATTGCCGACAATGCTGGTGGTATTGCTGAAATGGCACATTTGCCGGAGGAAGTGCGCGGCCGTACGGATATCCTGGATGCTGTAGGAAACACCACGGCTGCCTCGGGAAAAGGTTTTGCAATTGCATCTGCTGCGCTCACTTCTCTGGCTCTTTTTGCGGCATTTTGTGGTGTAGCTGGTATCAGTGCTATTGATATCTACAAAGCTAACGTACTGGCGGGTCTGTTTGTCGGTGCGATGATACCCTTCATTTTCTCTTCCCTTGCGATTGCGGCTGTGGGTCGTGCAGCCATGAAAATGGTGGAAGAGGTGCGTCGTCAGTTTCGTGAAATTCCGGGAATTATGGAAGGTACTGCCAAGCCCGAATATGATAAATGTGTGGCTATCTCTACTCAGGCTTCCATAAAGGAAATGATTGCCCCAGGCTTGATAGCCCTGATCGTCCCGGTGCTCGTTGGTTTTCTTTTTGGACCTGAGGTATTGGGCGGTACGCTGGCTGGTGTAACGGTCTCGGGCGTACTAATGGGTATTTTTCAGAACAACGCAGGCGGTGCCTGGGATAATGCCAAAAAATCCTTTGAAAAGGGTGCGGTAATCAATGGACAGACTTATTACAAAAAATCGGATCCGCATAAAGCGGCTGTTACGGGGGATACTGTCGGTGATCCTTTTAAGGATACCTCCGGTCCTTCGATGAACATTCTGATCAAGCTGATGTCTATCGTTTCACTGGTGATTGCCCCGCATATCGCGGTTACCTCGCATGAGGCGGTAGAGGTAGTGGAAGTGATGGAAACACCGGTGGTTGTATCCGAAACTGCTATTCTGGAGCTGAACGGGATGAAACTGAATATTGCAGCCTCCGGTACTCCGGTAGAGTCTGCACTACTGGAGTTCATCCAATCGGATGCCAAAGCTGACAAGGAAACCTGGTTCGATTTTGACCGTTTGTTATTTGAAACAGGCAGTGATAAACTTAAACCTGTTTCTCAGGAGCAACTTGAAAACGTGGCCGAAATTCTGAAAGCCTATCCGAACGTAAAAGTCAAACTCGGCGGTTATACGGATAATACCGGAGATTCCGTTGCTAACCTTAAACTTTCCACAGCAAGAGCCGAATCGGTGGAAGGTTCTCTTAGGGACCTGGGAATTGAGGCTTCCCGGCTGGAGTCCGAGGGGTATGGAGAAGAACATCCTGTGGCTTCCAACGAAACCGAGGAAGGAAGAGCTCAGAACAGAAGGATTTCGATACGGGTGACGAGCAAGTAG
- a CDS encoding metallophosphoesterase, producing the protein MKSNLQLLYGVLLLWILSQSAIAQKSDYVSPKLTDPASWSLVLLPDPQTYVKFERNQAIFDLMTSWVSENIDPLQIKMVLCTGDLVEQNELLAPDGVNGNQTSKAQWQAVSRAFGRLDGKVPYVAATGNHDYGFKSAENRNSRYNEYFPVDKNILSQKLLREVGTDFLGQPTLANAVYDFTSPHGKNYLIMVLEFAPRNDVITWAKKVIEQPKYKDHQVIVLTHSYMDSDNQHIVKEEYPLTDVNYGAAMFSRLVRPSTNIRMVFAGHIGSPDSPKEHVAFRTDLNSAGKPVQQMVFNAQAMGGGWHGNGGDGWLRILEFLPDGKTVKVKTFSPLFAISPTTRQYAWRTEPFDQFTFTLD; encoded by the coding sequence ATGAAAAGTAATCTGCAACTGCTGTACGGAGTTTTACTGTTATGGATACTTTCACAAAGTGCCATTGCGCAGAAAAGCGATTATGTATCACCAAAGCTCACTGATCCGGCTTCCTGGTCGCTTGTGCTTTTGCCCGACCCACAGACCTATGTCAAATTTGAAAGAAACCAGGCGATTTTTGACCTGATGACTTCCTGGGTAAGCGAGAATATCGACCCGCTCCAAATCAAAATGGTTTTGTGCACAGGAGATCTCGTAGAACAAAACGAACTCCTTGCTCCGGACGGTGTCAACGGAAACCAGACAAGCAAGGCGCAATGGCAGGCTGTTTCCCGCGCTTTTGGGCGGCTTGACGGCAAGGTACCTTATGTTGCGGCAACGGGTAATCATGACTATGGTTTTAAAAGCGCCGAAAACAGGAACTCCCGCTACAACGAGTATTTTCCGGTTGATAAAAATATCTTGTCTCAAAAGCTTCTGCGTGAGGTAGGTACTGACTTTCTGGGACAGCCTACACTGGCTAATGCGGTCTATGATTTTACCTCTCCGCATGGTAAAAACTACCTGATTATGGTACTTGAGTTTGCGCCACGGAATGACGTGATCACCTGGGCAAAAAAGGTGATTGAGCAGCCAAAGTATAAGGATCATCAGGTGATTGTGCTGACCCATTCTTACATGGACTCCGACAACCAGCATATTGTGAAGGAAGAGTATCCGCTGACGGATGTAAATTACGGAGCGGCTATGTTCTCCAGACTTGTGCGGCCCAGTACCAACATCAGGATGGTTTTTGCGGGGCACATTGGTTCTCCGGATTCACCAAAAGAGCATGTAGCTTTCCGGACGGATCTGAACAGTGCAGGTAAACCGGTGCAGCAAATGGTATTTAACGCACAGGCAATGGGAGGTGGCTGGCACGGGAACGGAGGAGATGGCTGGCTGAGAATACTGGAATTTTTACCGGACGGCAAGACTGTAAAAGTAAAAACGTTTTCACCGTTGTTTGCTATCTCACCAACCACCAGGCAATATGCCTGGAGAACTGAGCCTTTTGACCAGTTCACCTTTACACTGGACTGA
- a CDS encoding 3-hydroxyacyl-ACP dehydratase: MFLNSLYTVRSIDQEEGVIMAEIRLDASHPIYRGHFPGMPVTPGVIQLEIVKEIMQQHLGRKLRLKNMRTCKFLQILNPEETPVVNIGIKFTDGEFLEVMSSGSFKETVYFKAQSSYA, translated from the coding sequence ATGTTTCTTAATAGTTTATACACCGTCAGAAGTATTGATCAGGAAGAGGGCGTTATTATGGCGGAAATCCGGCTGGATGCGTCTCATCCCATTTACAGGGGACATTTTCCCGGGATGCCGGTAACTCCTGGTGTTATCCAGCTGGAGATCGTAAAGGAAATTATGCAGCAGCACCTGGGCCGAAAGCTCCGGCTGAAAAATATGCGGACCTGTAAGTTTTTACAAATTCTTAATCCCGAAGAAACGCCCGTTGTGAATATAGGTATTAAATTTACGGATGGCGAATTTCTGGAAGTCATGTCATCCGGGTCTTTTAAAGAAACAGTTTATTTCAAGGCCCAGTCGTCCTACGCCTAG
- a CDS encoding beta-ketoacyl-[acyl-carrier-protein] synthase family protein: MGVRITGMGIVSAIGLTVDENLQALRGEKSGISVSKRWDERNDLLVGEVKMSNEDLLVRFGLSNPYLSRTTLLGLMAASEAWGTNVHHPQLKTGIISATSVGGMDKSEVFYQDYLKGNPGNYEVLKYHDSGNTTENIAKQLGIAGYINTLSTACSSGANAIMLGARLMEQGKLDRVLVGGIDPLTRFTINGFKSLMIYDDAWCRPFDESRAGLNLGEGAAFLLLENEKSLNFSGNKTLCYLSGWANAADAYHQTASSPEGKGATLAVGNALKKAGITPQEISYINAHGTGTKNNDVSESVALKNIFGDNIPPFSSTKAYTGHTLAAAGAIEAVFSVLAIRDGLVFPNLNYRNSIEETGLVPVTSLKTGQDIHSVLSNSFGFGGNNSSLVFAREA, translated from the coding sequence GTGGGTGTTCGTATAACAGGAATGGGGATTGTTTCGGCTATTGGCTTAACGGTAGACGAAAATCTTCAGGCGTTGCGGGGAGAGAAATCCGGGATATCGGTTTCCAAACGCTGGGATGAAAGGAATGACCTGCTGGTGGGGGAGGTGAAAATGAGTAATGAAGACCTACTCGTGCGTTTCGGTCTCAGTAATCCCTATCTTTCAAGAACAACCCTTTTGGGTCTTATGGCCGCCAGCGAAGCCTGGGGCACTAACGTACATCATCCCCAGCTGAAAACAGGTATTATTTCTGCCACTTCCGTGGGCGGCATGGATAAAAGTGAAGTTTTTTACCAGGATTATCTGAAAGGAAATCCTGGTAACTATGAAGTACTAAAATACCACGACAGTGGCAATACAACTGAAAACATTGCAAAGCAACTAGGCATTGCGGGGTATATTAATACCTTGTCGACGGCCTGTTCTTCGGGAGCCAATGCCATTATGCTCGGTGCCCGGCTGATGGAACAGGGAAAGCTGGACCGCGTGCTGGTAGGCGGAATTGACCCGCTCACCAGATTTACGATCAACGGATTTAAGTCGCTGATGATCTATGATGATGCCTGGTGCCGCCCTTTTGATGAGTCACGCGCTGGCCTTAACCTCGGAGAAGGTGCTGCTTTTTTGTTACTGGAGAATGAAAAGAGTTTAAATTTTTCGGGCAATAAAACCCTGTGTTATCTGAGCGGCTGGGCCAATGCGGCAGATGCATACCATCAGACGGCCTCGTCTCCGGAAGGGAAAGGGGCTACCCTTGCCGTCGGGAATGCGTTGAAGAAGGCAGGGATAACACCGCAGGAAATCAGCTACATCAACGCACATGGTACGGGTACAAAGAATAACGATGTGTCGGAGTCTGTGGCTTTGAAAAATATTTTTGGAGACAACATTCCGCCCTTCAGTTCAACCAAAGCTTATACCGGGCATACCCTGGCCGCTGCCGGAGCAATTGAGGCGGTTTTTTCTGTTCTGGCGATCAGAGACGGTCTGGTTTTTCCCAATCTGAATTATAGAAACAGTATCGAAGAGACGGGTTTAGTTCCGGTAACAAGCCTTAAAACAGGGCAGGATATTCATTCGGTCCTTTCCAACTCATTCGGATTCGGTGGAAATAATTCATCATTGGTATTTGCCCGGGAAGCCTGA
- a CDS encoding beta-ketoacyl-[acyl-carrier-protein] synthase family protein, translating into MSFITSYCRISHDRCTVNGEMVASRKFTEDTWLRELYKETGLSYPKFYKMDQLAQAGFLAFEALRKVNPDLSSYRDDAVAMVFANSHSSADTDQRFQKTYQENTAPSPALFVYTLPNIVLGEIAILNKWYGENMFAVLPNFAADFFVNYGNILLSGNTEAVLGGWLDILDDKIEIFLFFVETKAGTGIDFTAKNLACIAGI; encoded by the coding sequence ATGAGCTTTATTACATCCTACTGCCGGATAAGCCATGATCGCTGTACAGTTAACGGAGAAATGGTCGCCAGCCGGAAATTCACTGAAGACACCTGGCTCAGGGAGTTGTACAAGGAAACAGGGCTGTCGTACCCGAAGTTCTATAAAATGGATCAGCTGGCTCAGGCAGGGTTTCTTGCCTTTGAAGCACTTCGGAAGGTGAATCCTGACCTGTCTTCCTATCGGGATGATGCAGTGGCCATGGTTTTTGCAAACAGCCATTCCAGTGCTGATACCGATCAGCGTTTTCAAAAAACATATCAGGAAAACACAGCTCCGAGCCCCGCTCTTTTTGTATATACCCTGCCCAACATCGTATTGGGCGAAATAGCTATTCTTAACAAGTGGTATGGTGAAAATATGTTTGCTGTTTTGCCTAACTTCGCGGCTGATTTTTTTGTGAACTACGGAAATATCCTGCTTTCAGGAAATACAGAAGCGGTACTGGGGGGATGGCTGGATATACTGGATGATAAAATCGAAATTTTTCTCTTTTTTGTGGAAACAAAAGCGGGTACAGGAATTGACTTCACAGCAAAGAATCTGGCATGTATTGCCGGGATATGA
- a CDS encoding outer membrane lipoprotein carrier protein LolA, whose amino-acid sequence MLKYPIFLFLFFVQIHSVSAQDFKPVQDPAQVVAELKKSAQNTGSIQANFKEEKYLAVLKEPQKTAGIFYYQKENKMRWEQESPSRYIILINGDQMRVSDNGKEKNVAAGRMAGQIKDLMIGLVNGDFQDNKGFSKAYFEKADQYLIVLTPVNKRLKNVYSKISLVFTKSSFRLRELTFFEKSGDKSIMKFSNEKINQPITAGIFDKL is encoded by the coding sequence ATGCTTAAGTATCCGATATTTCTTTTCTTGTTTTTTGTTCAGATACATTCTGTTTCGGCGCAGGATTTTAAACCTGTGCAGGATCCGGCACAGGTTGTGGCCGAACTTAAAAAGTCAGCACAAAACACCGGCAGCATTCAGGCAAATTTTAAAGAAGAGAAATACCTTGCAGTTTTGAAAGAACCCCAGAAAACAGCAGGAATATTTTATTATCAGAAGGAAAACAAAATGCGGTGGGAGCAGGAAAGCCCATCCAGGTATATCATTCTGATCAATGGTGATCAAATGCGGGTGAGTGATAACGGCAAGGAGAAAAATGTAGCCGCAGGCCGTATGGCAGGCCAGATCAAGGATCTGATGATTGGCCTCGTGAACGGCGACTTCCAGGATAATAAGGGATTTTCGAAAGCGTATTTTGAAAAGGCGGATCAATACCTGATCGTCCTGACACCTGTGAATAAGAGATTGAAAAATGTGTATTCTAAAATCAGTCTGGTTTTTACCAAGAGCTCGTTCAGGCTGCGGGAACTAACTTTTTTTGAAAAAAGCGGCGATAAAAGCATCATGAAGTTTTCGAATGAAAAAATCAACCAGCCGATAACTGCCGGAATCTTTGATAAGTTGTAA
- a CDS encoding phosphopantetheine-binding protein, whose protein sequence is MDNLKEDLKKQIIEQLNLEDIQVSDIGDDTYLFREEGLALDSIDALELIVLLEKFHGIQVTNPEEGKEAFLTVNTMAEYIRSKKG, encoded by the coding sequence ATGGATAACTTAAAAGAAGACTTAAAGAAACAAATCATTGAGCAGCTGAATCTGGAAGATATCCAGGTTTCTGATATTGGGGACGATACTTACCTTTTCCGGGAAGAAGGCCTGGCGCTGGACTCGATTGATGCCCTGGAACTCATAGTGCTGCTTGAGAAATTCCATGGTATTCAGGTCACCAACCCGGAAGAGGGGAAGGAAGCCTTCCTGACGGTCAACACCATGGCGGAGTATATCCGCAGTAAAAAAGGTTAA
- a CDS encoding DUF2062 domain-containing protein, which produces MTLAAIQCCVLIPTYNNQNTLKRVIDGVLEYAEAKDIFVINDGSTDQTAVILAKYPDIHILTNQVNRGKGYSLRKGFAEAYARGYQNAISIDSDGQHLPGDIPLFISKAMEYPGALIMGSRNMNQEGVPGKSSFGNKFSNFWFTFETGLTLPDTQTGFRLYPLEPISQISLFTNKFETEIEVIVRLAWKDVPIVPVSIRVIYDKNERVTHFRPFRDFTRISILNTYFVILTLLYYLPKRLLRNVRRKGLWEIIRQEAVKPEESNVSKAKSIGFGFFMGIVPIWGFQLLTGIPLAVYFRMNKVLFLTAANVSLPPFIPFIIFGSYKFGGLFYRNGVELTSMDNLTLASIHMNIVQYFVGGTLLAGIAGTAGFLVSYLILSIFRK; this is translated from the coding sequence ATGACCCTGGCAGCCATTCAATGTTGTGTCCTTATACCCACTTACAATAATCAGAATACGCTGAAACGGGTAATTGATGGTGTGCTGGAGTATGCGGAAGCGAAGGATATTTTTGTGATCAACGATGGATCAACGGACCAGACAGCCGTTATTCTGGCTAAGTACCCGGACATTCATATCCTGACAAACCAGGTAAACCGGGGTAAGGGATACTCCCTGCGAAAGGGGTTTGCAGAAGCCTATGCCCGGGGGTATCAGAATGCCATTTCAATAGACTCGGATGGTCAGCATTTGCCGGGAGATATCCCGCTTTTTATCAGCAAGGCTATGGAGTATCCGGGAGCGCTCATCATGGGTTCCAGGAATATGAACCAGGAGGGAGTTCCGGGCAAGAGTTCGTTCGGTAACAAGTTTTCCAATTTCTGGTTTACTTTTGAAACCGGCCTGACCCTTCCTGATACACAAACCGGCTTCCGCCTGTATCCCCTTGAACCGATCAGCCAAATCAGTTTATTTACCAATAAGTTTGAAACCGAAATCGAGGTGATCGTTCGGCTTGCCTGGAAGGATGTACCCATTGTGCCGGTGAGTATCCGGGTGATTTATGATAAAAATGAAAGGGTAACCCATTTTCGCCCCTTTCGCGACTTTACGCGTATCAGCATTCTCAATACCTATTTTGTTATCCTCACTTTGCTGTATTACCTGCCCAAGCGGCTGTTGAGGAATGTCAGGCGTAAAGGGCTTTGGGAGATTATCCGGCAGGAGGCCGTCAAGCCGGAGGAAAGTAACGTAAGCAAGGCAAAGTCCATCGGTTTCGGCTTTTTTATGGGAATTGTTCCTATCTGGGGATTTCAGTTGCTGACGGGAATTCCCCTTGCCGTTTATTTCCGTATGAACAAAGTACTTTTTCTAACAGCCGCGAATGTCAGCTTACCTCCTTTTATCCCGTTTATAATCTTTGGCAGTTATAAGTTCGGCGGGTTGTTCTATCGTAACGGGGTGGAACTCACCTCCATGGATAACCTCACGCTGGCGTCTATCCACATGAACATTGTTCAATATTTTGTTGGAGGGACACTTCTAGCGGGTATAGCCGGAACGGCCGGATTTCTGGTGTCTTATCTCATCCTCAGCATTTTCAGAAAGTAA
- a CDS encoding beta-ketoacyl synthase chain length factor — MYYITAASSITHQPSFGNDGFSSVISPLAEGSELIQPNYKEYIEAGLLRRMSKILRMSVACSKDCLRQTSTDQPDAIVVGTGLGCLLDTEKFLNNVLTLEGMLPPTSFIQSTHNTIAGQISLSLGNHGYNMTHTQNTLSFEYALQDALLLLAEEQRNILVGASDEHIPFLNEVSEHLGQGPADIPLTSGASFFMVSEERENALAEIIDVEVAGAVQDIPAAVTAFLAHNGLTAMDLDLVLYPSADFGGSADFQFVKSEDAGLAFVEYLPYSGLYATASAFALHFAVDRFGQGRAGALALVCNRMNRNLGLTLIRSVEA, encoded by the coding sequence TTGTATTATATAACTGCCGCATCTTCCATCACCCACCAGCCATCATTCGGTAATGATGGATTTTCCTCTGTGATCAGCCCGCTGGCGGAAGGTTCTGAGCTCATCCAACCCAACTATAAAGAATACATTGAGGCAGGCCTGTTGAGGAGAATGAGTAAAATCCTGCGAATGTCTGTAGCTTGTTCAAAAGACTGCCTGAGGCAGACCAGTACGGATCAGCCAGATGCTATTGTAGTCGGAACCGGTCTAGGTTGTCTGCTGGACACCGAGAAGTTTCTGAACAACGTACTTACACTGGAAGGGATGTTACCACCCACATCTTTTATCCAGTCTACCCATAATACCATTGCCGGACAAATATCCCTGAGCCTTGGAAACCATGGATATAATATGACCCACACGCAAAATACGCTGTCTTTTGAATATGCTTTGCAGGACGCTTTACTGTTGCTGGCGGAAGAGCAGCGGAATATCCTGGTCGGGGCTTCTGATGAGCATATCCCGTTTCTGAACGAAGTATCTGAGCACCTGGGGCAGGGCCCGGCTGACATACCACTGACTTCAGGTGCTTCTTTTTTTATGGTATCCGAAGAGAGGGAGAACGCATTGGCAGAAATCATTGATGTAGAGGTTGCGGGAGCAGTGCAGGATATACCCGCTGCTGTTACAGCATTTCTGGCTCATAACGGACTGACTGCCATGGACCTGGATCTGGTACTGTATCCTTCGGCTGATTTTGGTGGATCGGCTGATTTTCAGTTTGTTAAAAGTGAAGATGCCGGGCTAGCGTTTGTGGAATATTTGCCATACTCCGGTTTGTATGCAACGGCCTCTGCCTTTGCTCTGCATTTTGCTGTTGACCGGTTCGGGCAGGGGAGAGCGGGTGCGCTTGCATTAGTATGTAATCGGATGAACAGGAATTTGGGTTTAACGCTTATTCGGTCCGTTGAAGCATAA
- a CDS encoding polysaccharide deacetylase family protein, with amino-acid sequence MKHNIVTYAAATAIVVLGFIFWETGFAYFVIGGIALLYLSITAYGSAQIGANYFLRSINRGTKKSIALTFDDGPDPDNTPRILAILREKQVSATFFVIGKKAEKEPALLRQILAEGHTVANHSYSHNVFIGFFSTARLVRDFEKCNQVIQDITGKRPAYLRPPFGVTNPRYAAVLQQLHMHSIGWSLRSLDTRAKNKYQLIDRILTRLKKRDIVLLHDHLSVTADALEDVIEHCRQKRVVIEPLHTIIQKEPYA; translated from the coding sequence TTGAAGCATAACATTGTTACATACGCAGCCGCAACGGCCATTGTAGTCCTTGGTTTTATCTTTTGGGAAACCGGATTCGCCTATTTTGTGATCGGGGGTATTGCTTTGTTGTATCTGAGCATAACGGCTTACGGCTCAGCGCAGATCGGGGCTAATTATTTCCTCAGATCGATTAACCGCGGAACGAAAAAGTCCATAGCACTGACTTTCGATGACGGGCCAGATCCTGATAATACTCCCCGGATACTGGCCATCCTGCGTGAAAAACAGGTATCGGCTACCTTTTTCGTGATCGGGAAGAAAGCGGAAAAAGAGCCCGCGCTTCTCAGGCAAATCCTTGCAGAAGGGCATACCGTTGCCAATCATTCGTACAGTCATAACGTGTTCATCGGCTTTTTTTCGACGGCGCGGCTGGTCAGGGATTTTGAAAAATGTAATCAGGTTATTCAGGATATCACCGGGAAAAGGCCCGCTTATTTGCGCCCACCTTTCGGAGTTACTAATCCGCGTTATGCCGCAGTATTACAACAGCTGCACATGCATTCAATTGGCTGGTCGCTGAGAAGCCTGGATACCCGGGCCAAAAATAAGTATCAGCTGATAGACCGGATATTAACCCGTTTAAAAAAGAGAGACATCGTTTTATTGCACGACCATCTGTCTGTAACGGCGGATGCCCTGGAAGATGTTATCGAACATTGCAGGCAAAAACGGGTCGTCATTGAGCCGCTGCACACCATCATTCAAAAAGAACCTTATGCTTAA